The proteins below come from a single Fodinicola acaciae genomic window:
- a CDS encoding YeeE/YedE family protein has protein sequence MAVADESLSTGITRPVAPPAKWAVIGVGAVLAVGLGGWIFAVGGGKTVILYVLGLLFGLVLFHSRFGFTSAWRQLVAVGQPKALRAHMLMLAVACVLFAILLGGGIGFGATPQASLQPVGAGVVVGAFLFGVGMQLGGSCASGTLYAVGSGQTSILITLGGFIAGSVLGAANFTFWSKTIPTGPTVSLAKTPLGYPGALAISLAAMAVIVGISYWVERRRKPPAVEEPPTASGFLRAVRGAWPLWVGAIGLAVLNAATLFFSGSPWGITFAFALWGSKFLQLFGVDVAHWAYWQVPKNAAALDASVLLDKTSVMDFGIILGALIASAAAGAFVLHRGIPWKLALGAVIGGVLMGYGARLAGGCNIGAYFSGIASFSLHGWLWGLLAIAGTYAGLRLRPLFGLANPKPTDAVC, from the coding sequence ATGGCGGTAGCGGACGAAAGCCTGTCCACGGGGATCACGAGACCGGTGGCGCCACCGGCGAAATGGGCGGTGATCGGCGTCGGCGCGGTGCTGGCCGTCGGCCTCGGCGGCTGGATTTTCGCGGTCGGCGGCGGCAAGACGGTCATCCTGTATGTCCTCGGCCTGCTTTTCGGTCTGGTACTTTTCCACTCACGGTTCGGATTCACCTCGGCCTGGCGGCAGCTCGTCGCGGTCGGCCAGCCGAAAGCGTTGCGCGCACACATGTTGATGCTCGCGGTCGCGTGCGTGCTCTTCGCGATCCTGCTCGGTGGCGGCATCGGTTTCGGTGCCACGCCACAGGCATCGCTGCAACCGGTCGGCGCCGGGGTCGTCGTCGGAGCGTTTCTTTTCGGTGTCGGCATGCAACTCGGCGGCTCGTGCGCCTCCGGCACGCTGTACGCCGTCGGCAGCGGACAGACCTCGATCCTCATCACGCTCGGTGGTTTCATCGCCGGATCGGTGCTGGGCGCCGCCAACTTCACCTTCTGGAGCAAGACGATCCCGACCGGGCCGACCGTGTCGCTGGCCAAGACACCGCTCGGATATCCGGGTGCGTTGGCGATCTCGCTGGCCGCGATGGCGGTGATCGTCGGCATCTCGTACTGGGTCGAGCGGCGCCGCAAGCCTCCGGCGGTCGAGGAACCGCCGACCGCGAGCGGATTCCTGCGCGCCGTCCGTGGCGCGTGGCCGCTGTGGGTCGGCGCCATCGGCCTGGCCGTGCTCAACGCGGCGACGCTCTTCTTCTCCGGAAGCCCGTGGGGCATCACCTTCGCGTTTGCGTTGTGGGGCTCCAAATTCCTGCAACTGTTCGGTGTCGACGTGGCGCACTGGGCCTACTGGCAGGTGCCGAAAAACGCCGCCGCGCTGGACGCCTCGGTCCTGCTCGACAAGACCTCGGTGATGGACTTCGGCATCATCCTCGGCGCGCTGATCGCCTCCGCCGCGGCCGGAGCTTTCGTGCTGCACCGCGGAATTCCGTGGAAGCTCGCGCTCGGCGCGGTGATCGGAGGTGTGCTGATGGGCTATGGCGCGCGGCTGGCCGGCGGCTGCAACATCGGCGCGTACTTCTCCGGCATCGCCTCCTTCAGCCTGCACGGCTGGCTGTGGGGCCTGCTGGCCATCGCCGGCACGTACGCCGGCCTGCGCCTGCGGCCGCTTTTCGGCCTGGCCAACCCCAAACCGACCGACGCGGTGTGCTGA
- a CDS encoding roadblock/LC7 domain-containing protein, which produces MNTNKSTNVDWMLDDLVGATGAKYAVVLSTDGLVIQKSANISKDEADALAALASSLSSVTSAVSDRFSGGPVRQTFVEMAQQYLVVTAAGANARLAVIADGEVDLGLVGYEMNRLVKKVGQHLSTAVRNPAAVGMDGGMRS; this is translated from the coding sequence ATGAACACGAACAAGTCCACCAACGTGGATTGGATGCTCGATGATCTCGTCGGTGCGACCGGAGCGAAATACGCCGTCGTCCTGTCCACCGACGGCCTGGTGATCCAGAAGTCGGCCAACATCAGCAAGGACGAGGCCGACGCGCTGGCCGCGCTGGCGTCGTCGCTGTCCAGTGTCACCTCCGCGGTCAGCGACCGGTTCAGCGGCGGTCCAGTGCGCCAGACCTTCGTCGAGATGGCGCAGCAATATCTGGTCGTCACGGCGGCCGGTGCCAACGCGCGGCTCGCGGTGATCGCCGACGGCGAGGTCGACCTCGGGCTGGTCGGATACGAGATGAACCGGTTGGTGAAGAAGGTCGGCCAGCACCTCTCCACCGCGGTACGCAATCCGGCGGCGGTCGGCATGGACGGCGGCATGAGGTCCTAG
- a CDS encoding MFS transporter, with the protein MTRVLPAVNPVSVGFGRRFVVAICTGSVLNPINSSIIAVALVAIGQAFGVGADRTAWLVSALYLATAVGQPTMGKLADRVGPRRVYLAGLALVAAGGLIGFLANAFGWVVLARVIIGLGTSAAYPVAITMVRQQSERLHQSAPGGVLGALAVAGQVTMAVGPPLGGLLIAAGGWRSIFLVNIPLALIGAALALLWLPTDEKPTVESSAGALHFVTGLTRMLVGNRALVATYLRYALTFLVTYSFVYGWTQWLEQSAGLSASAAGLVLMPSFVVAAVVSAIVSRHRAIWLPLLIGAVLLTVGSAALLMLTTSTPVWVFVVISVIFGVQNAMMVVANQAAMYAQAPAADTGTAAGLLRTFMYLGAIGAASLISVTYRDRATDASLHSLAVVLVGASILVVVMTVLNSRSR; encoded by the coding sequence ATGACCCGCGTTCTTCCCGCTGTCAACCCGGTGAGCGTCGGCTTCGGCCGGCGGTTCGTCGTCGCCATCTGCACCGGATCGGTGCTCAATCCGATCAATTCCTCGATCATCGCGGTCGCGCTCGTGGCCATCGGACAGGCCTTCGGCGTCGGCGCCGACCGTACGGCGTGGCTGGTTTCCGCGCTGTATCTGGCAACCGCCGTCGGCCAGCCGACGATGGGCAAGCTCGCCGACCGCGTCGGCCCGCGCCGCGTCTACCTGGCGGGGTTGGCGCTGGTCGCCGCCGGTGGCCTGATCGGCTTTCTGGCCAACGCCTTCGGCTGGGTCGTCCTTGCGCGAGTGATCATCGGCCTGGGGACGTCGGCGGCGTATCCGGTGGCCATCACGATGGTGCGCCAGCAGTCTGAGCGGCTGCACCAGTCGGCGCCGGGCGGCGTGCTCGGTGCGCTGGCCGTCGCCGGTCAGGTGACGATGGCTGTCGGACCGCCACTCGGCGGCCTGCTCATCGCGGCCGGTGGCTGGCGGTCGATCTTCCTGGTGAACATTCCGCTGGCACTGATCGGCGCTGCGCTGGCGTTGCTTTGGCTGCCTACGGACGAAAAACCTACCGTTGAGTCGTCTGCCGGAGCGCTGCACTTCGTGACCGGACTCACCCGCATGCTCGTCGGGAATCGTGCGCTGGTCGCGACGTATCTGCGTTACGCGCTGACTTTCCTTGTCACGTACAGCTTTGTCTACGGATGGACGCAGTGGTTGGAACAGTCGGCAGGCCTGAGCGCGTCAGCCGCAGGTCTGGTCCTCATGCCGTCTTTCGTTGTCGCAGCAGTGGTTTCGGCGATCGTCTCGCGTCACCGCGCGATCTGGTTGCCGCTGCTGATCGGCGCCGTGCTTCTCACCGTCGGCTCGGCGGCGCTGCTGATGCTCACCACCTCCACACCGGTGTGGGTTTTCGTTGTCATCAGTGTCATCTTCGGCGTACAGAACGCGATGATGGTGGTCGCCAACCAGGCTGCCATGTATGCTCAGGCGCCGGCCGCCGACACCGGCACGGCCGCCGGTTTGCTGCGTACGTTCATGTATCTGGGCGCGATCGGCGCGGCGAGCCTGATCAGCGTCACCTATCGCGACAGGGCCACCGACGCCAGCCTGCACAGCCTGGCCGTCGTACTCGTCGGCGCGAGCATTCTGGTGGTCGTGATGACCGTCTTGAATAGCCGCTCGCGCTAG
- a CDS encoding putative leader peptide — protein sequence MEWRLLLVARRYVDLVRQASSVCPRS from the coding sequence GTGGAATGGCGACTTCTTCTGGTCGCTCGCCGGTACGTCGATCTTGTCCGGCAGGCGAGCAGCGTCTGTCCGCGCTCATAA
- a CDS encoding FAD-dependent oxidoreductase gives MSVRRAVVIGASVAGLLAARALSETFSEVVVLERHDLPAEPKPRRGVPQSNQLHVLLSRGATILDGFFPGFTDELVASGALRNDPQVDSTYYLDGHPVASRPSGLTLIGVSRALLEFHLRRRVEAAPNVVIRQATATGLQTDQDRTAATGVFVDSGAALDADLVVDASGRGSQAVKWLTGLGFPAPDSTEITVNVVYVTRHYQWEAHHLGGRNGLLCVPYPGKPRGAGVVRVEDNRWELVLFGLFGHNPTTDEQEMRAFARSLPVPQVARLMAEATPLDDAVLMRYPSSVRRHFERQRRHLEGFVVTGDANCSFNPTYGQGMTCGAIEALILRDLARAGTAGLPARFYPQAAKAIDPAWDLAVGGDRRFPEVEGQRSYADRMLNRYLDRYRLASSVDPALGRTFLEVANMEKPATAMVSPGHLLKVWRAARSMTRVAAADAGGSQTS, from the coding sequence ATGAGTGTGCGTCGTGCGGTCGTCATTGGCGCGAGCGTGGCCGGCCTGTTGGCGGCTCGCGCGCTGAGCGAGACGTTTTCCGAGGTGGTCGTGCTGGAGCGGCACGACCTGCCGGCCGAGCCGAAGCCGCGCCGAGGCGTGCCGCAAAGCAACCAGCTGCATGTGCTGCTCTCTCGCGGCGCCACCATCCTGGACGGCTTTTTTCCTGGATTCACCGACGAGCTGGTCGCCTCCGGCGCATTGCGCAACGACCCGCAGGTGGATTCCACGTACTATCTGGACGGCCACCCGGTCGCCTCCAGGCCGTCCGGTCTGACGTTGATCGGCGTCAGCCGCGCGCTGCTGGAGTTTCACCTGCGCCGGCGGGTGGAGGCGGCGCCCAATGTGGTGATCCGCCAGGCGACGGCGACCGGTCTGCAGACCGACCAGGACCGGACGGCGGCGACCGGGGTGTTCGTCGACTCGGGTGCCGCGCTTGACGCCGATCTCGTCGTGGACGCCTCCGGTCGCGGTTCGCAGGCGGTGAAATGGTTGACCGGCCTCGGATTCCCGGCTCCGGACAGCACCGAGATCACCGTCAACGTCGTCTACGTGACGCGGCACTATCAATGGGAGGCGCACCACCTCGGTGGCCGCAACGGCCTGCTTTGCGTGCCGTATCCGGGAAAGCCGCGCGGCGCCGGCGTCGTACGCGTCGAGGACAACCGGTGGGAGCTGGTGCTTTTCGGCCTGTTCGGCCACAATCCGACGACCGACGAGCAGGAGATGCGGGCCTTCGCGAGGTCGCTGCCGGTGCCGCAGGTGGCGCGGCTGATGGCCGAGGCGACCCCGCTGGACGACGCCGTGCTGATGCGATATCCGTCCAGCGTACGCCGGCATTTCGAGCGGCAGCGCCGTCATCTGGAGGGTTTCGTGGTGACCGGCGACGCCAACTGCAGCTTCAATCCGACCTATGGCCAGGGAATGACCTGCGGCGCGATCGAGGCGCTGATCCTGCGCGATCTCGCCCGCGCCGGGACGGCCGGCCTGCCGGCACGTTTTTATCCGCAGGCCGCGAAAGCGATCGATCCCGCGTGGGATCTCGCGGTCGGCGGCGACCGGCGTTTTCCCGAGGTGGAAGGACAACGCAGCTACGCCGACAGGATGCTCAACCGCTATCTCGACCGCTATCGGCTGGCCAGCAGCGTCGATCCGGCGCTCGGCCGGACCTTTCTGGAGGTGGCCAACATGGAGAAACCGGCCACCGCGATGGTGTCGCCCGGTCATCTCCTCAAGGTGTGGCGCGCGGCCAGGTCGATGACCCGCGTCGCGGCCGCGGACGCCGGTGGCAGCCAGACCAGCTGA
- a CDS encoding MerR family transcriptional regulator — translation MRIGDAAAAAGTTPRALRFYEQRGLLPPPRRTPAGQREYGVDDIARVRVIRELLAFGLTVDDLAARADRLRLLEPGEMPRYGEGVCARTSGVVERRLAVIDAEIRRLTELRDRLASQTVRR, via the coding sequence GTGAGAATTGGTGACGCGGCCGCGGCCGCCGGCACGACGCCGCGCGCGCTGCGTTTCTACGAGCAACGCGGACTGCTGCCACCACCTCGCCGGACCCCGGCCGGCCAACGCGAATACGGCGTCGACGACATCGCGCGCGTACGTGTCATCCGCGAGCTGCTGGCCTTTGGTCTCACCGTCGACGACCTCGCAGCGCGCGCCGACCGCCTGCGATTGCTGGAGCCCGGCGAAATGCCGCGCTATGGCGAAGGCGTGTGTGCGCGCACGAGCGGGGTCGTCGAACGCCGGCTCGCCGTTATCGACGCGGAAATCCGGCGGCTGACCGAGCTGCGCGACCGGCTGGCCAGCCAAACGGTGCGCCGCTGA
- a CDS encoding DUF222 domain-containing protein, protein MPISWEMLRDCLGVARAYEGLTISPETARRLACDADIIPVILNSEGVPLDVGRKERLAGPELRKALIARDKGCTRPGCTRPVRHTRSHHIVMGGRWHHMSGKLRVALRPPSSRKFTTPTGPYG, encoded by the coding sequence ATGCCTATCTCCTGGGAGATGCTCCGCGATTGTCTGGGTGTGGCGCGTGCGTACGAAGGCCTCACCATCAGCCCGGAAACCGCCCGCCGCCTCGCCTGCGACGCGGACATTATTCCGGTCATCCTCAACTCCGAAGGCGTACCACTGGACGTCGGCCGCAAGGAACGGCTGGCCGGCCCAGAGCTGCGGAAAGCGTTGATCGCACGAGACAAAGGCTGCACCCGGCCCGGATGCACGCGGCCCGTCCGGCACACGCGGTCGCACCACATCGTCATGGGTGGACGGTGGCACCACATGTCTGGAAAATTGCGTGTTGCTCTGCGACCGCCATCATCGCGAAAATTCACCACACCGACTGGACCGTACGGATGA
- a CDS encoding DUF742 domain-containing protein → MADEEWYYADDSDGTDGTVRPYALTGGRAKPTHDLDVSTQVIVTRIDVDRTRLEPEQIKIVDLCRQWQSVAEIAAKVRLPMLAVRVMLSDLLDRGIVVTGARMRDTGPERKVLLQILDGLRAL, encoded by the coding sequence ATGGCCGACGAGGAGTGGTACTACGCCGACGACTCCGACGGCACAGACGGCACGGTCCGGCCGTACGCGCTGACCGGCGGACGTGCGAAACCAACTCACGACCTGGACGTGTCGACCCAGGTGATCGTCACCCGGATCGACGTCGACCGCACTCGGCTCGAGCCGGAGCAGATCAAGATCGTCGACCTGTGCCGGCAGTGGCAGTCGGTGGCCGAGATCGCCGCCAAGGTGCGGCTGCCGATGCTGGCCGTACGCGTGATGCTGAGCGACCTGCTCGACCGCGGCATCGTGGTGACCGGCGCCCGGATGCGGGACACCGGACCGGAGCGGAAAGTGCTGCTGCAAATTCTCGACGGACTGCGCGCACTGTGA
- a CDS encoding MDR family NADP-dependent oxidoreductase: MSSKEIRLVSVPDGLPRLENFAVVEVPTPAAGPGQVLVRNLFFQVSARLRPLLSGATEGTPLPSVRPGDSLPSATVGEVVTAPGGSGLAAGDLVSHWSGWREYAAVPAGACTPLGKVFDDPVVHLGSGWTAYLALTQCADLRPGETVLVTGGTGGVGSLAAQIARQLGAARVIGTTGSPAKADRMVSELGYDVAVVRGQRSIADAAPDGIDVVVDNVGGDELRAAVAAARTGARVSLVGTLASQLSPAGDGATAPVELDTFSLILKGISIRGVGRVDDPAIRSQWQDRFGGWLAGGHVVFPHVRVPGIESAPRALQEVMSGKHIGTVVVEL; this comes from the coding sequence GTGTCGTCCAAAGAAATCCGGCTCGTGTCGGTGCCAGACGGCCTGCCACGGCTGGAAAACTTCGCCGTCGTCGAGGTGCCGACACCGGCCGCCGGACCCGGCCAGGTTCTGGTACGCAATCTTTTCTTCCAGGTTTCCGCGCGGTTGCGTCCGTTGCTGTCAGGGGCGACCGAAGGCACCCCGCTGCCGTCCGTACGGCCAGGAGACTCGTTGCCGTCGGCGACGGTCGGTGAGGTCGTCACGGCGCCCGGCGGAAGCGGCCTGGCGGCCGGCGACCTGGTCTCGCACTGGTCCGGCTGGCGCGAGTACGCCGCCGTACCGGCCGGGGCCTGCACGCCGCTGGGCAAGGTCTTCGACGATCCGGTCGTCCATCTCGGCTCCGGGTGGACGGCCTATCTGGCGCTGACCCAGTGTGCCGACCTGCGGCCGGGCGAGACCGTACTCGTCACCGGCGGCACCGGTGGTGTCGGCTCGCTGGCCGCGCAGATCGCTCGCCAGCTCGGTGCGGCGCGGGTGATCGGTACGACCGGATCGCCGGCCAAGGCGGACCGGATGGTGTCCGAACTCGGCTATGACGTGGCAGTCGTACGCGGTCAGCGGTCCATCGCCGATGCGGCGCCCGACGGCATCGACGTGGTCGTGGACAACGTCGGCGGCGACGAGCTGCGTGCCGCGGTCGCCGCCGCCCGCACGGGAGCGCGTGTGAGCCTGGTCGGCACGTTGGCCAGCCAGCTCTCGCCGGCCGGCGACGGCGCCACCGCGCCGGTCGAGCTGGACACCTTTTCGCTCATCCTCAAAGGAATCAGCATCCGCGGTGTCGGCAGGGTCGACGATCCGGCGATCCGGTCGCAATGGCAGGACCGGTTCGGCGGTTGGCTGGCCGGCGGGCACGTCGTATTTCCGCACGTACGGGTGCCGGGTATCGAAAGCGCGCCGCGAGCGTTGCAGGAAGTGATGAGCGGCAAGCACATCGGGACTGTCGTCGTGGAGTTGTGA
- a CDS encoding sensor histidine kinase produces MSKQRVDLPRRTKTRKRRSPSIKWRIRRMVLVPSVLLALIVLVGGGFLSFQGFYVRQVAVSVRQVSIPAVDGLTSIEKERRLSMALLTEPSQSRQQLDAQRQVSDQRLDLMRSRATAALAQAPQDIKDRMADLTVYLDRLAGVRNQVNAGTISAAGVFAFYNDLLDAAIRLFNTQARTVPDVTATQGGIAATNLFRLGDLMSRAGSRAATAFAAGKFDAADFNSFAQLVGAYHSQLQLEQLNVVPDVQAGVRTLVASEAWKKLVTAENALLAKGPWTEGVPSGLPVGESSWNLLATTVSDGLIALAKQQADIVSLEALNSGNGQLLSAGLGSLLALVLAIAVFVWSLRQSTALAARLGSLRDRSLALVGGLPDVLRRVRENESRDTRPEMLGLTGFGEDEIGQVADAIGQAQVAAVGAAVREADGREGTQKLLVGIARRLQGPQRQLLDQLKALQNEEKDPDRLQQLYALDHLAAMLQRNVENLVILGGERPGRRWRDPVPLRNVVRAAAGETKHFKRVKVEVVPDALDLNQNAVAEVIHMIADLLDNALQFSSPGTIVQVRSFRVDQGVVVEIEDQGFGMSPQDLARFNKLLGEPPTFSVRDLGDASQLGFWVIASLAGALDGRVHLRDSPYGGVRAIVLLPRELFVETSERAAPPELPAARRQDEPAELPGEVPAPVQAWPDADGVSEPNAPMPGLPLPKRLGETAPDNSDPRYAAPLVMTQSAMSGRHAANSAQRPSPRPVVTPLAPEQRPAMPRLPVRERGQSLAPELRDGPPADAGPESDGWSEADTRSSEDIRRSLSSLQEGTRKGRES; encoded by the coding sequence ATGAGTAAGCAGCGTGTTGATCTCCCGCGACGTACCAAGACCAGGAAGCGGCGCAGCCCGTCGATCAAGTGGCGCATCCGCCGGATGGTGCTGGTGCCGAGCGTGCTGCTGGCGCTGATCGTGCTGGTCGGCGGCGGTTTCCTGAGTTTCCAGGGTTTCTACGTCCGGCAGGTCGCGGTCAGCGTGCGGCAGGTCTCCATCCCGGCGGTCGACGGCCTGACCTCGATCGAGAAGGAGCGCCGGCTCAGCATGGCGCTGCTCACCGAGCCGTCGCAGAGCCGCCAGCAGCTCGACGCGCAACGCCAGGTCAGCGACCAGCGGCTCGACCTGATGAGGTCGCGCGCGACGGCCGCGCTGGCGCAGGCGCCGCAGGACATCAAGGACCGGATGGCCGACCTCACCGTCTACCTGGACCGGCTGGCCGGCGTACGCAACCAGGTCAACGCCGGCACGATCAGCGCGGCCGGGGTGTTCGCCTTCTACAACGACCTGCTGGACGCGGCGATCCGGCTGTTCAACACGCAGGCCCGCACGGTGCCGGACGTGACCGCGACGCAGGGCGGCATCGCCGCGACCAACCTGTTCCGGCTCGGTGACCTGATGTCCCGCGCCGGATCGCGCGCGGCCACCGCGTTCGCGGCCGGCAAGTTCGACGCGGCCGACTTCAACTCCTTCGCCCAGCTGGTCGGCGCGTACCACTCCCAGCTCCAGCTCGAGCAGCTCAACGTGGTGCCGGACGTGCAGGCCGGCGTACGCACGCTGGTCGCCAGCGAGGCGTGGAAGAAGCTGGTCACCGCGGAGAACGCGCTGCTGGCGAAGGGCCCGTGGACCGAAGGCGTGCCGTCCGGCCTGCCGGTCGGCGAATCCAGCTGGAACCTGCTGGCCACCACGGTGTCCGACGGCCTGATCGCGCTGGCCAAGCAGCAGGCCGACATCGTGTCACTGGAGGCCCTCAACAGCGGAAACGGACAGCTGCTGTCGGCCGGCCTGGGCAGCCTGCTGGCCCTCGTGCTGGCCATCGCGGTGTTCGTGTGGTCGCTGCGCCAGTCGACCGCGCTGGCGGCCCGGCTCGGCAGCCTGCGTGACCGGTCGCTGGCGCTGGTCGGCGGCCTGCCGGACGTGCTGCGGCGGGTACGCGAGAACGAGTCCAGGGACACCAGGCCGGAGATGCTCGGCCTGACCGGTTTCGGCGAGGACGAGATCGGCCAGGTGGCCGACGCGATCGGCCAGGCGCAGGTCGCGGCGGTCGGCGCGGCGGTACGCGAGGCGGACGGCCGCGAGGGCACGCAGAAGCTGCTGGTCGGCATCGCGCGGCGGCTGCAGGGACCGCAGCGGCAGCTGCTCGACCAGCTCAAGGCGTTGCAAAACGAGGAAAAGGACCCCGACCGGCTGCAGCAGCTGTACGCGCTGGACCACCTGGCCGCGATGCTGCAGCGCAACGTGGAAAACCTGGTCATCCTCGGCGGCGAGCGGCCGGGCCGGCGGTGGCGCGACCCGGTGCCGTTGCGCAACGTCGTACGCGCCGCTGCCGGCGAGACCAAGCACTTCAAGCGGGTCAAGGTGGAGGTGGTGCCGGACGCGCTCGACCTCAACCAGAACGCCGTCGCCGAGGTCATCCACATGATCGCGGACCTGCTCGACAATGCCCTGCAGTTCTCCTCGCCGGGCACCATCGTGCAGGTGCGCAGCTTCCGGGTCGACCAGGGTGTGGTCGTCGAGATCGAGGACCAGGGCTTCGGCATGTCGCCGCAGGACCTGGCCAGGTTCAACAAGCTGCTCGGCGAGCCGCCGACGTTCAGCGTGCGCGACCTCGGCGACGCCTCGCAGCTCGGCTTCTGGGTCATCGCCAGCCTGGCCGGTGCGCTGGACGGGCGCGTACACCTGCGCGACTCGCCATACGGCGGCGTACGCGCGATCGTCCTGCTGCCGCGCGAGCTGTTCGTGGAGACCTCCGAACGTGCCGCGCCACCGGAGCTGCCGGCGGCCCGCCGCCAAGACGAGCCGGCCGAACTGCCGGGAGAGGTGCCGGCGCCGGTGCAGGCGTGGCCGGACGCCGACGGAGTCTCCGAGCCAAACGCGCCGATGCCGGGTCTGCCGCTGCCGAAGCGGCTCGGCGAGACCGCGCCGGACAACTCGGATCCGCGCTACGCGGCGCCGTTGGTGATGACGCAGTCGGCCATGTCCGGCCGCCACGCCGCGAACAGCGCGCAGCGTCCCTCGCCGCGACCGGTGGTCACGCCGTTGGCGCCGGAGCAGCGGCCGGCCATGCCGAGGCTGCCGGTGCGTGAGCGCGGCCAGAGCCTCGCGCCGGAGCTGCGCGACGGACCGCCGGCGGACGCCGGGCCGGAGTCGGACGGTTGGTCGGAGGCCGACACCAGGTCGTCGGAGGACATCCGGCGGTCGCTGTCGAGCCTGCAGGAGGGCACTCGCAAGGGCCGCGAGTCATGA
- a CDS encoding LysR family transcriptional regulator, with protein MSVDIRLMRYVVAIAEEGSFQRAAARLHMAQPPLSRQIAELERELGVRLFERRPTRLTAAGTTFVDSARKILDDVDRAVARTTATAATVRLGYVVSAAYDVLPRLLAVTAAQSIRVESSEESADLAGGLRDGRFDLALSRSIPEDDDFRRLTVSREPFVAVVGRTHPLAGRSEVSVGDLRGSRLLLSDHHQPAYRDAVLRVVAGIVDDVQNSQIGGWRHTDDLLDGRTVTIVPRTLGDNPPSAGVTLSLTERPPAPDLQLVWLPPASAAATRVIDLAARHTLRR; from the coding sequence ATGTCGGTCGACATCCGGTTGATGCGTTACGTGGTCGCGATCGCCGAGGAAGGCAGCTTCCAGCGAGCGGCGGCCCGGCTGCACATGGCCCAGCCACCACTCAGCCGGCAGATCGCCGAATTGGAGCGTGAGCTCGGCGTACGGCTCTTCGAGCGCCGGCCCACCCGGCTCACCGCCGCCGGCACCACTTTCGTCGACTCCGCAAGGAAAATCCTCGACGACGTCGACCGGGCGGTCGCCCGTACGACCGCCACCGCGGCAACCGTCCGGCTCGGCTACGTCGTCAGCGCCGCGTACGACGTGCTGCCGCGGCTGCTCGCCGTCACGGCTGCGCAGTCGATACGCGTGGAAAGCAGCGAGGAGTCCGCCGACCTCGCGGGCGGCCTGCGCGACGGCCGCTTCGATCTGGCGCTTTCCCGCAGCATCCCGGAAGACGACGACTTCCGGCGGCTGACGGTCAGCCGCGAGCCGTTCGTCGCCGTCGTCGGCCGTACGCATCCGCTCGCCGGCCGTTCCGAGGTGTCCGTTGGCGACCTGCGCGGCAGCCGGCTGTTGCTCTCCGACCACCACCAGCCGGCCTATCGCGACGCGGTTTTACGAGTCGTGGCAGGGATAGTCGACGACGTTCAGAACAGCCAGATCGGCGGCTGGCGACACACCGACGACCTGCTCGACGGCCGCACGGTCACCATCGTGCCGCGTACGCTCGGCGACAACCCACCCTCCGCCGGCGTGACGCTGTCGCTGACAGAGCGGCCACCGGCGCCAGACCTTCAGCTGGTCTGGCTGCCACCGGCGTCCGCGGCCGCGACGCGGGTCATCGACCTGGCCGCGCGCCACACCTTGAGGAGATGA
- a CDS encoding GTP-binding protein produces MAAETPEPQSVKIVVAGGFGTGKTTLVGSVSEIQPLKTEEILTEASLGVDDLKGVEAKRSTTVTLDFGRITINPRTPMSPTIVLYLFGTPGQERFWFMWDELSRGAVGAVVLVDTRRLHISFSAVDYFEQRQIPFIVAVNRFEGDQTAYPVEQIREALTLGPAVPIVMCDARDRASSLAALIELVRHALATASVATG; encoded by the coding sequence GTGGCGGCTGAAACACCGGAACCGCAGTCGGTCAAGATCGTGGTGGCCGGCGGCTTCGGCACCGGCAAGACGACGCTGGTCGGCTCGGTCAGCGAGATCCAGCCGCTGAAGACCGAGGAGATCCTCACCGAGGCCAGCCTCGGCGTCGACGACCTGAAAGGCGTCGAGGCCAAGCGGAGCACGACCGTGACGCTGGACTTCGGCCGTATCACGATCAATCCGCGTACGCCGATGAGCCCGACCATCGTGCTCTACCTGTTTGGCACGCCGGGCCAGGAACGTTTCTGGTTCATGTGGGACGAGCTGTCCCGCGGTGCGGTCGGCGCGGTCGTCCTGGTCGACACCAGGCGGCTGCACATCAGTTTCTCCGCGGTCGACTATTTCGAGCAGCGGCAGATTCCGTTCATCGTGGCGGTCAACCGCTTCGAGGGCGACCAGACGGCGTATCCGGTCGAGCAGATCCGCGAGGCGCTGACGCTCGGTCCGGCGGTGCCGATCGTGATGTGCGACGCGCGTGACCGGGCCTCCAGCCTGGCCGCGCTGATCGAGCTGGTGCGGCACGCGCTGGCCACCGCGTCGGTTGCGACCGGCTGA